A genomic region of Eucalyptus grandis isolate ANBG69807.140 chromosome 5, ASM1654582v1, whole genome shotgun sequence contains the following coding sequences:
- the LOC104444219 gene encoding urea-proton symporter DUR3 has translation MTTSLTQCPPLGFGGKYYHVSADGGSCVRQSSFFGGQAVLNQGVGYSVVLGFGAFFAVFTSFLVWLEKRYVGSRHTSEWFNTAGRNVKTGLIASVIVSQWTWAATILQSSNVAWQYGVSGPFWYASGATIQVLLFGIMAIEIKRKAPHAHTVCEIVRARWGTAAHIVFLVFCFMTNIIVTAMLLLGGSAVVNALTGMNIYAASFLIPLGVIVYTLAGGLKATFLASYIHSVIVHVVLVIFVYLVYTASHELGSPGVVYRRLLEVASKSRSCQEPISHSGQSCGPVSGNYDGSYLTMLSSGGLVFGIINIVGNFGTVFVDNGYWVSAIAARPSSTHKGYLLGGLVWFAVPFSLATSLGLGALALDLPITASEASHGLVPPATAIALMGKGGAVLLLTMLFMAVTSAGSSELIAVSSLCTYDIYRTYINPNASGKKILQVSRGIILGFGCFMGVLAVILNKAGVSLGWMYLAMGVIVGSAVIPIAFMLLWRKANAFGAILGTICGCILGIITWLVVTSVEYGRVNLDTTGRNAPMLAGNLVSILTGGAIHAICSFLWPQNYDWETTKEITMVEKDQTDLPSEEFKEEKLMRAKAWIVRWGVGFTLVIVVLWPVLSLPAREFGKGYFTFWAAIAIAWGTIGSAVIIALPVIESWQTIQSVCVGMFTNDRLMEKIQELNIKLQAVVSAIPEAERLYLLEVEKTKKLDAGEQQVLPA, from the exons ATGACCACTTCTTTGACGCAGTGTCCTCCGTTGGGATTCGGAGGGAAGTACTACCACGTGTCTGCAGATGGAGGAAGCTGCGTGAGGCAGAGCAGCTTCTTCGGGGGCCAAGCTGTGCTCAATCAGGGTGTTGGGTATTCGGTCGTTCTTGGGTTCGGTGCCTTCTTCGCTGTCTTCACCTCTTTCCTG GTCTGGCTGGAGAAGCGTTATGTGGGATCGCGCCACACTTCTGAATGGTTCAACACTGCAGGAAGGAATGTCAAAACTGGACTAATAGCTAGTGTGATCGTTTCTCAG TGGACGTGGGCCGCTACAATCTTGCAAAGCTCCAATGTCGCCTGGCAATATGGAGTTAGCGGGCCATTCTGGTATGCGAGCGGTGCTACAATCCAG GTACTCTTGTTCGGTATAATGgccatagagataaaaagaaaagctccTCACGCGCACACAGTTTGTGAAATCGTGAGAGCTCG TTGGGGAACTGCTGCGCATATTGTTTTCCTCGTCTTCTGCTTCATGACGAACATAATCGTCACTGCGATGTTGCTTCTCGGTGGTTCTGCTGTCGTCAATGCTCTGACCGGAATGAACATATATGCCGCTAGCTTCCTGATACCCCTCGGAGTGATTGTCTACACTTTGGCCGGAGGCCTAAAAGCCACCTTCTTGGCAAGCTACATACATTCTGTTATAG TGCATGTGGTTTTAGTAATCTTCGTCTACTTAGTATACACAGCGAGCCACGAGCTCGGTAGCCCTGGCGTTGTTTACAGACGTCTGTTGGAGGTAGCGAGCAAATCAAGATCATGTCAGGAGCCGATTTCCCACAGCGGGCAATCTTGCGGTCCTGTCAGTGGCAACTACGATGGATCTTACTTGACAATGTTAAGCTCTGGAGGGCTCGTGTTCGGTATCATCAACATTGTCGGCAACTTTGGTACCGTCTTTGTTGACAAT GGATACTGGGTGAGCGCCATAGCAGCGAGACCCTCATCGACACACAAGGGCTATTTGTTAGGCGGACTGGTGTGGTTCGCGGTGCCATTCTCACTGGCCACGTCCCTTGGTCTAGGAGCACTTGCGCTCGATTTGCCGATTACAGCGAGCGAAGCAAGCCATGGACTTGTTCCTCCAGCTACAGCTATTGCTTTGATGGGGAAAGGAGGAGCTGTCCTCCTTCTCACTATGCTCTTCAT GGCTGTGACGTCCGCCGGTTCCTCTGAACTGATAGCGGTGTCTTCACTGTGCACATATGACATCTACCGCACTTACATCAATCCAAACGCAAGCGGGAAGAAAATCCTCCAGGTTTCAAGGGGCATCATCCTCGGGTTCGGGTGCTTCATGGGAGTGCTTGCGGTGATCTTGAACAAGGCTGGAGTCTCACTCGGCTGGATGTACCTCGCGATGGGAGTGATCGTCGGATCGGCTGTCATTCCCATTGCGTTTATGCTCCTCTGGAGGAAGGCAAACGCGTTCGGTGCAATTCTGGGGACGATCTGCGGGTGCATCCTGGGAATCATAACTTGGTTGGTGGTCACGAGCGTCGAGTATGGCCGGGTAAATCTGGACACCACTGGGAGGAACGCACCGATGCTCGCAGGGAATCTTGTCTCGATTCTTACTGGCGGGGCAATCCATGCGATCTGTAGCTTCCTGTGGCCACAAAACTATGATTGGGAAACCACCAAGGAGATCACAATGGTCGAAAAGGATCAGACCGACCTGCCGTCGGaggagttcaaggaagagaagcTGATGAGGGCGAAGGCATGGATCGTGAGATGGGGCGTCGGGTTCACTCTCGTCATTGTCGTGTTGTGGCCAGTTCTCTCGCTCCCAGCAA GGGAATTCGGTAAAGGGTATTTTACATTCTGGGCAGCCATCGCGATAGCGTGGGGAACCATCGGCTCTGCAGTCATCATCGCCCTGCCGGTGATCGAGAGCTGGCAGACTATCCAGAGCGTCTGTGTTGGTATGTTCACGAATGACCGGCTCATGGAAAAGATCCAAGAGCTCAACATCAAGTTACAGGCAGTCGTATCAGCGATACCAGAAGCAGAGAGATTGTATCTCCTCGAGGTGGAAAAGACCAAGAAACTGGATGCTGGTGAACAACAAGTCCTGCCTGCTTAG